GCGGGCCCCGGCACTGCCGGGACCCGCTCCACCGCGCAGCGGCGAACGCGCCATTCCGCCGCTTCGCAAGCTGCTCTGTGCCGAGCCTGTCGGCCCGCATTTATGGTCCGTCATCCCCCTGGCCTCATCCGGCTCGGCCGGCCCGGAGGGCGCCGACGGCTTTTCGGCCCAGGCGGCTCAGTAGGCCGAGTCGACGTTGTCGATCGAGCCGTACCGGTCGGCCGCGTAGTTGGCGGCAGCCGTGATGTTGGCGATCGGGTCGGTGAGCTTATTGGGGGTGCCCTCGACGTGGTAGGTGTCGAAGGTGGGCTGGATCACCTGGAGCAGGCCCTTGGAGGGCGTGCCGTTGACGGCGTTGACATCCCAGCCGTTGACGGCGTTGGGGTCGCCGGCGGACTCCCGCATGATGTTGCGGTGCAGGCCCTCGTAGGAGCCGGGGATGCCCTTGTCCTTCATGATGGACAGCGACTCACGGATCCAGCCGTCCAGGTTGTTCGGGTAGTCCTTGACGGCCGGGCGCTCGGCGGAGCGGCTGGCGGCCTGCTTGGCGCTGTGCTGCTTGGCGACGGAGTCGACCTTGACGTGGTCGGCGACCGAGGCGGTCACGGCGCGGCCGGTCTTGGCGTCGTCCGCCTTGGCCGGCTGCCCCTTCGCATCGACGGGCTTGACCGCGGCCGGGGCGTGCTCAGAAGCGGCCTGAGCGGTGTCCGGCGCCGAGGTGACGGCCAGGCCCGAGGTGGCACCCGCGGCGGCCAGAACGGCCACGGCGATCTTGTGGGTGCGGGTGATGCGGGTGATGCGGGCAGCGCGGGGCAGGGTAAAGCTGGGCATGCAGATTGACCTCTTCCAGGTACTGGGGACGGGGAGGCGGCCTTTTTTGGCGGCGCGTTCCGCACTGGAGGTCTTTGCTGCGATCGCCTTGGGGCGTGAGTCGCAAGCTCGCTCTCGGTGCGTCGGAATCCATGGTTAACGCCGGCCCCGAATCGAGGCAATGGTGCTCGGTACTACTCATCTTCGTGAGATAAACCCGGATTCCAGAAGTGATAAGCGTTCCTGGCGGCGTTGGCCCGGAATGGCGGCATAGCCATCGACTAAGCGGGCTCGTAAGTGACGTACGTCGCGTGCCCCGAGTCACCTGATAGCCGCTTCAAAGGCCGCTCGGCCGGTGTGTATAAGTTGCCTGGCTCACACCGGAATTACGGTTCTCCGGCACCGATTCCGGCACGGATGGCAGCCCATTTGCCCGGTCGGCGATCCGGTGCGGAGGGCCGGGAATCCCCAAATGTGCTGTGGGACACCGAGTACGGGGCCGAATAGGGCGGCAATTGTGCCCTGATTCACGATCGGGACAGGGGCCGGTTTCGCGGGTGTGCGGCATCGCGGAACGGAGCGCGCCGGGCGGGCCTCCGGTGCGGACCCGATACGGCGATACGGCGGTGCTGCTGGTCCGTTCGCAGCAGCGCCCGGAGCTGTCGCATGACTACGGGCCCTCCACTCCCCGAAGGTGACACGCAGACAGTCATCACTCACCGTAGGGACGTGCTCATGATCCGTCGTATCACCGTAGTTCTCACCGGGCTTCTCGCCGTGGGTCTCCTGGCGACGGGCGTCGCCGCCGCGGCACCGGCCGATGGCCACCAGCAGGACAGCTCGTACCGCCGGCACCACCTCACGCTCAAGGAGCGAGAGGGACTTCGCTTCGCCGGTGAGGTTCTCGACATCCTCTTCGGCGGCGGCCTGGCAGGCCGCGACCGCTTCTGACGCGCGGCGTCGGGCACCGGCGTACGGCACGGGCCCCGTACGGCACAGGCCCAGGCACCGGCGTCCGGTAAGAGCGCCGACGCCCGGCACGAGCGCCGAACGGCAAGGGCAACGGCAATGGCCCCACCCGCGAGATGCGGGCAGGGCCACTGCCGTTGCCATGCCTGGTGCCGCACTGCGGCACCCGTATCAGTCTGCTCCGACCGTCCTCACGGTCGCGTCCCTCCGGCTCAGTAGGCCGAGTTGACGTTGTCGATCGAGCCGTACCGGTGGGCCGCGTAGTTGGCGGCGGCGGTGATGTTGGCGATCGGGTCGGTGAGCTTATGGGGCGTACCGGCCACGTGGTAGGTGTCGAAGGTGGGCTGGATCACCTGGAGCAGGCCCTTGGAGGGAACGCCGTTGATCGCGTTGATGTCCCAGTCGTTGACGGCGTTGGGGTCGCCGGCGGACTCCCGCATGATGTTGCGGTGCAGGCCCTCGTAGGAGCCGGGGATGCCCTTGTCCTTCATGATGGACAGCGACTCACGGATCCAGCCGTCGAGGTTGTTCGCGTAGCGCTTGGGGGCCGCCTTCGGCTTGGCTATGGCCTTGCGCTCGACGGACCGGTTGGCGGCCTGCTTGGCGACATGCCCCTGCTTCTCGACCGCGGTGACCTTGAGGTGGCCGGCAGTGACGGACGAGGCGGCCTGCTGGGCCTTCTTGCCGTCGTCGGCGCGGTCCTTCGCGGTGAGCGGAAGGCCGTTGGCGCTGACCGGCTTCACCGTGGCCGGTGCGTCTGCGGCGGTGGTCTGGGCGTTGCTCGGTGCCGCGGTGAACGCCAGGGCGGCGGCGCAGCTCGCGGTGGCCACCAGCGCCGCGGAGACCTTCTGGCCGCGGCTGATACGGGCAGGGCGGGGCAGGGTGAAGTTAGGCATGGGAATGTGACCTCTTCCAGGGCTTGGTGGCGGGGGAGAGCGGCCTTCGGTTGGCGCGTGAGACCGAGGGAATGGCCGCGTTCGCCGTGCTGGCTGAGGTCGCAGGCTCGTTCCCCGTGCTACGCCGAACATGGTTAGCGGGCGCCCTGGATGGTGGCAAAGATGCCTTGTACTACCTATCTTCGTGAGATAGAGCGAGATGTCCGTTGTAAATGCCGTGCTTTGCGCTCAGCGCGGGGAATGGCATCGACTAGGCATGCTCGTACGTGACGTACGTCTCGTGCCGGGCATCACCCGGCACCGTCGCCCAAAGGCCCTCCGCGACACCGCAAAGTTGCCTGGCTCACACGGAGGAAGCGCAATTCCGCAGGCGGCTTCCGCGGCGCATCGCGCTGCGGAGCGCTAAAGCGCTCGCGCCCCCTGGGGAGTCCGTAGGGGGCGCGAGCGTGCGGCAGCGGGGGCCGCGGCTTTTCAGTTCTCCAGCAGTCGTGCCGCGAGGTGCTCGATGCGTTCGTGCCACGCATTCCGTGCGGCGTCGGCGTCAAAGCCCCGCGGGCCGGTCTGGGTGAGGACGAGCCGGGCGCCATGGCCGGTGCCCCGGCCCAGCTCCCAGCGGACCGTGCCTTCCGGGTGCCAGCGATAGGCCAGTACCGAGGGGGCCGCCGCCTCGGTGACGGGTCCGGCCGGGACCTTCCCCGCGGTGAAGCCGTCCGGCGCCGGCGCACCCGCCACAGGGTCGTTTCCCGAGGTCAGCGCCGCCCAGACGGTCTCGGCGGGCCGTACGAGCTGGCGCTCGAAGCGGACCCGCGGCCCCTCCGGGGTGTCCTCGATCACCCCCTGCCCGAGATCGAACTGCTCGACATACGCCTCGTGCAGCTCTCCCGTGTCGCGCGGCACGGCCGTCGGTTCGCCGTCGAGCAGCTGGGACAGCGCGGTGAGGCACAGATGCCAGCCGGAGGCGAAGCTCGCGCCGCCGAACCGGTCGCCGAAGGTGTGCACCAAGGTCAGCAGCGAGCCGTTGCCGTCCGGTGTGATCTCCCAGCGCAGATGGTCCTCGCCCCAGGTGAAGGCGAACAGCCGGGGCTCCTCGGCGTCGGTGACCGCACCGGTCATGGCGACACCGCTCACGCCGGGCATGGAGAAGGTCATTGCGCCGCCGGGCCGGAGTTCCACGGTGACCTCGGAGGGGAACCACCGCCCGATCTGCGCCGGGTCGGTGATCGCCGCCCAGACCTTCGCGGGCGGATGGGCGAGCCTGCGCTCCATACGGAGTGCGTTGCGGCCGTCGCTTGCGGTGAGGCGGTCGGAGTGCGGGTTCATCGGGGGTCGTCCTCCATGGCGTCGAGATGCCGTTCCAGGGCGTCCAGGCTCCCGGTCCACAGATGCCGGTAGTGCGCGAGCCAGGCGTCCAGCTCCGCCAGGGGCTCGGGCCGGAGCTCGTACCAGCGGCGCCGGCCGTCCTGGCGGACCTGGACCAGCCCGGCCTCGCGCAGCACCCGCAGATGCTTGGAGGTGCCGGGCTGGCTCAGTCCGAGCTGCTCCGTGAGCTCACCGACCAGCCGGGGGCGCTCCACGAGCAGGTCGAGAATCTTGCGCCGGCTCGGCTCCGCGAGTACCTCGAACGGTAGGGGCATATCCCTAGTATGCCGCTGAGGTTATATAACTGCAAGGGAATGTAATTGCGGGGGATCACACACACGCCGGATCGGCCGCCGACGCCTCCTCGCGCACCACCGGCGCGAGACAGGGTGCCGAGCCCAGCGGCCCATCGGTGAAGAACCGGGCCGCCAAGTCCGCGACCTCTTGCGGCCGTTCGAGCACCACCCAGTGATCGGCGTCGGGAATTGTCAGAAAGCAACTGCCCGGGATGGTGGCCGCGAAGTCCCGCTGCCGGGCCGGGGAGGTCACCGTGTCGTGCTCGCCGCTGAAGACGAGCGTGGGGACACCGGTCAGTCCGCCCGAGAAGTCCGGACGGTCCGAGATCCCGCGGCGCAGCGAGTCGACGGCGTGCCGGGAGCTCCGGGCCGCATGCAGCATCGAGCGCCTGACATAGCGGTACGCCAGCTTCCTGTGGGCGACGTGCCGACGGTCGTCGAGGCACATCAGGCCCTCGGTGACCAGGGTCGCGAAGGCCTCGGTGTCGCCGTGCGAGAGATGGTCGGACGCCCGGCGCCACAGCTCCATCTGCGCTTCGCTGATGTGCGCCGGAACGCCGCCCAGGGCGAGCCGCGCGATGCGCCCGGGGAACCGCCGGGCGCATCCGTAGGCCAGGCCCGCCCCGTAGGAGAAGCCGAAGAGATTGATCCGCGGGACGTCCAGATCGTCGATGATGCCCTCGATCGCCGCGCACACGACATCGATGCTCGGCCCCGGCGGAAGCGGGTCGGCGCTCCCCATGCCCGGCAGGTCGGCGGTCACCACGTCCGCCAACGGCCCCACATGATCTTCCATCTGCGGCCAGCCGAACATTCCTTGCAGCGCGCCGCCCAGCACCAGAACGGGCTCGGTGATCCGCCGCGGCTGTCGCAGCCGGCGGTAGGAATAGGACACCCCGTGCACCGACAAGGAGCGGATTGTTTCCTCGGACATTCACATTCCTTCTCGGGGCACGGCGGGAACGGGCGCGCCGGCGCGGCGCGCGGGGGCGGTCTAGCGGGTCAGGACCAGTGCGGCGTTGTGCCCGCCGAAGCCGAGCGACGTCTTGACCGCGCAGTCGAACGCCGCCTGCCGGGCTTCCTTGTGCACGATGTCGACCGGGATACGCGGATCCAGTACCTCGAGGTTGGCGGTCGGTGGCACCAGCTGCTGCTCCAGGGCGAGCACGGTCAGCGCGGCCTCGATTCCGCCGGCGGCGCCCAGGGCGTGTCCGGTCATCCCCTTGGTCGAGGTGACCAGGGGGTGATCGCCGAGGACCCGCTGGAGCACGGCCGCCTCGATGTGGTCGTTGGCGACCGTCGAGGTGCCGTGCGCGTTGACATGGCCGACATCGCCGGCCTGCACTCCCGCGTCGGCCAGCGCGCTGCGCAGCGCCCGCTCGATGCCCTTGCCCTCGGGCTCCGGGGCCACCGCCGCGTAGGCATCGCTGGAGGCGCCGTATCCGCGGATGTGTGCACGGACGGGCGCCCGGCGTGCCCTGGCGTGCTCGGGCCGCTCCAGCACGAGGAGCCCGGCGCCCTCGCCGACCACGAAGCCGTCCCGGCCCGCGTCGAAGGGGCGGCATGCGGTGGCCGGATCGTCCCGGCGGGTGGAGACCGCCTTCATCTGGCAGGCGCTGGCGATCAGCAGCCGGGAGAGGACCGACTCGGCCCCGCCGGCGATGGCGATATCGCAGACCCCGGCGCGCAGCAGCTGATGCGCGGTGCCCAGGGCCACGGTGCCCGAGGAGCAGGCCGTGGCCACGCCCAGGCTGGGGCCCTGCGCCCCGACGTCCATACAGACGCTGCTGGCGGCGCTGTTGACAACGGTCAGCGGGGCGAGCTTGGGGGAGACCCGGCGGGCGCCGCGCTCGGCCATGGCGACATGCTGCTGGTCGTAGAACGGCAGTCCGCCGTGAGCGGAGCCGATGACCACCGCGACGCGGCTGCTGTCCCAGGACTCCGGGTCGAGTCCGGCATCGGAGACGGCCTCCCGGGCGGCGATCACCGCGAGCTGCGCGAAGCGGTCCATCAGCCGCTGGGTGGCCACCCCGAGCAGCTCGGTGGTGTCCAGATCGGTGATGGTGTACATGAAGTCGCAGGGCAGATCGGCGAGTTCTTCCTGATGGGTCACTCCGCCGGGCACCGTTTCCTGGGTGACGGAGTGCCAGGTGGCCTTCGTTCCCACGCCCGCCGCGGTCACCAGCCCCAGTCCTGTTACGGCCGCGGAGAACGGCTCCTGGCGGGCCGTCATGCCGGGACTTTGCCGTCGACGGCCGATACCAGCTGGCCCACGGTGTTCCGTGGGGTCAGCGAGACCTCGTCGAGGTCGATGTCCAGTCGTTCCTCGATGAGGACGCGGAGTTCTTCCAGCGCCAGGGAGTCGAGGCGCAGGCTGCGCAGCGGAGTCTCGTCGGCGATGTCGACCGAGGAGACCCCGAATCGTTGGACCAGCAAGGTGTTGACAACTTCTGCCGCTTTCACGTGGCGCTCCTCCGCTTGTCGTAGGCGATGCTGCCAACCGCGTCGTGGGCGGGATTTCACCGGCGGCTCCGGCTGGTTTGACCCCTCTTTATACGCCTTTGTCCCGATGACTCCCCAACCTTGGTAGCTCAATGGGGTGATGAGCGCACCGGGGTGGACGGGGCGTGGGCGCCTCGCCTTGCGGACGCTGTGGAAAGCACCTACGTACGTAACGCCGCGGAGGGGCGAGAGGTACGGGCCGGAGGCCGGCGGACTGCGGAATCCTCCGGTGTCAGGCTTCGTCGAGGGCGCTTGTCACACGCCCCAACAGGCCCTGGAGCGTGCGCAGTTCCTCGATCGTGAGGCCGGTCGCGGCCAGCATCCTGCGGGGGACCGGCAGGGCCGCCTCGCGCAGGTCGTCGCCGGCGGGGGTGAGGTGGATGGTGACCGACCGCTCGTCCTCGCTGCTCCGTTCGCGGCGTACCAGGCCGGCCGACTCCAGGCGTTTGAGGAGCGGGGAGAGGGTGCCCGAGTCCAGCCGGAGCTGTTCGCCGATGGCCTTGACCGGCTGGGAGCCGTGCTCCCACAGGACCAGCATGACCAGGTACTGGGGGTAGGTCAGGCCCAGATCCTTGAGGGCGTCCCGGTAGACGCCGCCGAAGGCCCGTGAGGCGGCGTGCAGCGAGAAGCAGACCTGGTGGTCGAGGCGGAGCAGTTCGGCGTCGGGCACCGGAGGCCTGGTCGTCGGGGTCATGGGTCCAGGTTAGCCCCCCGCAAGTCATTTAGTTGTGCGCAACTTAGTTGCGTCCAATTTAAATGTGTGCCACTGTGAGGTCATCGGGCGGCCGGGGAACGGCCGCCGCGCTACCGAAGGGGAACTGAGATGGACGCGCTGTACACCGCTGTCGCCACCGCCAACGGCCGCGAGGGCCGGGCGGTCAGCTCCGACGGCCAGATCGACCTGGCCCTGGCCATGCCTCCGGCCCTCGGCGGCAACGGCGCCGGTACCAACCCGGAGCAGCTCTTCGCCGCCGGCTACGCGGCCTGCTTCGCCAGCGCGATGAGCAATGTCGGCCGCCAGATGAAGCTCGACACCAAGGACGTCTCGGTCACCGCCGAGGTGTCCATCGGCAAGGACGACACCGGCTTCGGCCTGGGCGTCGTCATGCGGGTGGAGCTGCCGGACGCCCTCGCGGGCGAGACCGGGCGGCAGCTGGTCGAGGCGACGCACGCGTACTGCCCGTACTCCAAGGCCACCCGCGGCAACATCGACGTCGAGCTCGTCATCGAGTAGGCACGGGGCGTGCGCGGCGGGCCGGGCCCCGGCGAACACGCTGGGGACCCGGCCTGTCGGACATGTACAGATCAGTCCGCGCGCGGGGTACCGCGCCGCCGGTGGCTGCGGATCAGCTCCGCGTAGTGCCGGCCGCTGTCCTTGAGGGTGCGGGCCTGGGTCGCGAAGTCGACATGGAACAGGCCGAAGCGCTTGTCGTAGCCGTAGGCCCACTCGAAGTTGTCCATCAGCGACCAGGCGAAATACCCGGCGAGCGGTGCGCCCTGCCGGACCGCGCGGGCGCATGCCGCCACATGCCGGTGCAGATAGGCGGTGCGCTCGGGGTCCGCGACGGTGCCCCCGGGGCGGACCACGTCCGGGTAGGCGGAGCCGTTCTCGGTGACGTAGATCCTGTGCGCCGCGTACTCCCGGGTCAGGCGCAGCAGCAGAGTCTCGATGCCGCCCGCGTCGATCTCCCAGTCCATGCCCGTACGGGGCACATGCAGCCGGCGCACCGGGCGGGCGAAGGGTGCCGGACCGGCCGGCTCGGCGGCGACCACGGCCGGGAAGTAGTAGTTCAGCCCCAGCCAGTCCAGCGGCTCCGCCATGGTCTTCAGATCACCGGCGCGCTCCGGCAGCTCGACGCCGTACACCTCGCGCATGTCCGCGGGGAAGCCGCGGCCGTGCACCGGGTCGAGCCACCAGCGGTTGGTGTGCCCGTCCATCCGCCGTGCCGCCGCGGCGTCGGCCTCGGACCCCGTGGCGGGCTCGACGGTGCTCAGGTTGTTGACGATGCCGATTCCGGCGTCCGCGGCCGCGGCCCGGATCGCCTGGACGGCCAGGCCGTGACCGAGCAGCAGATGGTACGAGGCACGCACGGCCGTCGGAAGATCTGTGAGACCGGGCGCCATCCGGCCTTCGAGATGGCCGATCCAGGCCGCACACAGCGGTTCGTTGAGCGTGGCCCAGTGCGGCACCCGGTCACCGAGCTTCTCGGCGACCACCGAGGCGTACGCCGCGAAATGCTCTGCGGTCTCCCGTACGGGCCAGCCGCCACGGTCCTGGAGCGCCTGCGGCAGGTCCCAGTGGTAGAGCGTGGCGTACGGGGTGATGCCCGCTTCGAGGAGGCCGTCGACGAGCCGGTCGTAGAAGGCCAGGCCCGCGGCGTTGACCCGGCCGTCGCCGTCCGGCACGACCCGCGGCCAGGCCACCGAGAACCGGTAGGCGCCGACGCCCAGTTGGCGCATCAGCGCGATGTCCTCGCGCCAGCGGTGGTAATGCTCGCAGGCCCGGTCTCCGGTGTCGCCGTTGTCGGTCGTTCCGGGCGTGTGTGCGTAGGTGTCCCAGATGGAGGGGGCGCGGCCGTCCTCGGCGACCGCTCCCTCGATCTGGTACGCCGAGGTGGCCACGCCCCAGGCGAAGTCGTCCGGCAGGGCGGCGAAGTCGATCCGGTCGGTCACGGAGTTCCTTTCGGCGTGCGTCATTTGACGGCCCCGGCGGTGAGCCCGGCGACCAGATAGCGCTGGAGCAGCAGAAACCCGGCGACCACCGGGACGCTGACGACCAAGGACGCGGCCATGACCTGATTCCAGTAGACGTCGTTCTGGGTGGCGTAGCCCTGGAGCCCGACCGAGAGGGTGCGGGTGGTGTCGTTGGTCATCACCGAGGCGAACAGCACTTCGCCCCAGGCGGTCATGAAGGCGTACACGGCGACCGCGATGATCCCGGGGAGCGCGGCCGGCACCACGACCCGGAAGAGCGCACCGAGCGGGCCGCAGCCGTCCACGTACGCGGCCTCGTCCAGCTCGCGCGGCACCGACGCGAAGTACCCGGTGAGCATCCAGATGGAGAACGGGAGGGAGAACGTCAGATAGGTCAGGATCAGGCCGCCGCGGGAGCCGTAGAGGGCGACACCGGTGGAGTTCCCGATGTTGACGTAGATCAGGAAGAGCGGGAGCAGGAAGAGGATGCCCGGGAACATCTGCGTGGACAGGACCGTGACGGTGAAGATCCGCTTGCCGCGGAACTGATAGCGGCTCACCGCGTAGGCGGCGAAGACCGCTACGGTCACCGAGCAGAGGGTGGCCGAGCCCGCCACGATCAGCGAGTTGGTGAAGTACCGGGCGAGCGGAACGGTGTGCCAGATGTCGAGGTAGGGGCGGACCGTCAGCTCGCTCGGCAGCCAGCGGAAGGCCCCCGAGACGTCCTCCAGCGGTTTGAGCGAGCTGCTGAGCATGACGTACACCGGGAGCAGCACGAAGCCGGCCAGTGCGGTGAGGAAGATCCGGCGGGTCCAGAGGAACGAGCGGGGCGGGGCGGTGGGGGAGCGCCGGCGGCCGGCTGTACGGGGCGCGCGGACAGTGTCGCTAGGCATCGGCATGCTTCCTTCCGCGCGAGGTGGCCAGGAGATAGCCGGCCGTCACCACCAGCAGGAAGAGCAGTAGCAGGACGGACATGGCCGAGCCGGTACCGAAGTTCCAGGTGACGAACGAGGACTGGTAGATGTGGATGGAGAGGAGGTCGGCGGCCTCCGGAGCGGCCTTCCCGAACAGCACATACGGCGTGTTGAAGTCGTTGAACGACCACAGGAACAGCACCAGCACCAGCACCTGGTTGATCGGCCGTAAGGAGGGCAGGGTGATCCGGCGGATCTGCCGGACCATGCCCGCTCCGTCGAGCGCCGCCGCCTCGTAGAGGTCCTTGGGGATGTTCTGGAGCGCGGCCATCACCACGAGGAAGGCGAACGGCCAGGTCTTCCAGACGGCGACCACGAGCAGCGCGAGGAAGCTGTTGTCGCCGAGCAGCCAGAAGGGCCGGCCGTCGGTGAGGTGCAGTTGGTCGTGCAGCACATGGTTGACCAGGCCGTTGTCCCTTTGGAACATAAAGGCCCAGGTGATCACCGCGGCGTAGATCGGCAGCGCGTAGGGCGTGAGGAAGACGGCCCGCAGCAGACCGCGGCCCCGGAAGTTCTCCTGAAGGAAGATCGCGGCCGCGGTGCCCAGGAGCCAGCACAGGCCGACCGTCAGCACGCTGAACGCACAGGTGACGACGAAGGAGTGCAGCAGCGTGGCTCCCACGGGGGCGTCGACATCCACGGTGACGCGGTAGTTGCCCAGCCCCTTCCACGGGGCGGCGCCCCAGTTGCCGAGGAAGAGCTGGGTCAGGTCCTTGAAGCTCATCACGATGCCGATGACCATCGGGACGAGGTGGACCAGCAGTTCCAGCAGCAGCGCGGGGAGCAGCAGCAGATACGGCAGGCCTGCGCGGCGCAGCCTGGCGACGGTCCTCATTTCGTCATCTGCTGCTCGGCCTTGCCCAGCCGCGCCTTGACGGAGGCGGTCGTCACCGGGTGGCCGGCCGCCGCATCGGCGAACAGGTCCTTGACGGCGGTGCCGACGGACGTCTCGAACTGGGACTCCTCCGCGATCTGGGGGAGCGGCGTGGCACTCCTGGCGAGCGTCTCGCGCAGCACCTTGGTGTCCTGGCGGTTGAACGCCGGGTCCTGCTGGGCGGCCGTGACGGGCGGTATGGAGCCGTAGGTCTTGTTGAGCAGCCGCTGTTCGCTGTCGCTCGTCATGAACGTCACGAACTTCCGCGCGCCGTGGAGATTGTGGGTGTTCTTGAAGACGGCGATATTGATGCCGGCGAGCATGGAGTTGGTCTGCCGGCCGGTGCCCGGGGTGCCGGACGGCACGGGCACCGGAGCGACGCCCCACTCGTCCGGCTTCATCCCGTCGGCCGCGAAGGTGGTGGCCGCGGCCTGCCACAGCACCATCGCGGTCCGGCCCGTGGCGAAGTCCCGCAGCGACTGGTTCTGCCCGTACTCCGCATTGCCCGGGGCGATGATCTTGTCCTTGGCCATGAAGTCGATGTACTGCTTGACCGCCGCGACCGCGCCGTCCGAGGTGAAGGTGGGTCTGCCGGAGCGGTCGAAGAAGTCGGCGCCGTGCTGCTTGCCGAGGGCGAAGGCCTGATGGATGTTGTTGGTCAGCTGACCGCCCTCGGCGCCCAGGCCCCACTTGCCCTTCTTGGAGATCCGCTTGCCGTCCGCGACCAACTCGTCCCAGGTGGCCGGGGGTTTGCTGATACCGGCGTCCTGGAACATCCGCTTGTTGTAGTAGAGCGCATAGGCCAGCGAGTACAGCGGGATCGCGGCCGGGTCCTTGCCGGCCACGCCCGTGGCGTCCAGTGCGGGGGCAAGGAAGCGGTCGCGTCCGCCGATCGCGTCCAGGTTCTCCTTGTTCCAGGGGAGCAGAGCGCCGGTGGCCTGAAGCGAAGCGGACCAGGTGTTGCCGATGTTGAGGACGTCGGGCCCCTGGCCCGATGTCGTGGCGGTGAGGATCCGGTTGAGCAGATCGGGCCAGGGGATCACCTCCAGCTTCACCTTGATCCCGGTCTGCCGCTCGAACTTCTTCAGTTCGGGACCGAGGATCTTCTTGTCCGCCTCGACATTCGGCCCCTGGTTGGAAGCCCAGTACGTCAGCGTCGTGGGGGAGTCGTCGCCGGCTCCTCCGGGGCTCGTCCCGCCGCCGCATCCGGATGCCGCGGCGGCGAGCGCGGTGACAGTGGCGGTGACGATCGCGGCTCGGAGTATGCGCATGACGGATACGCCTCTCTCTGAGGAGTCCGGAGGGAGGCCGTGTTCACTTCCTGAACGGCCTCATGGCTTAACTTAGGACGTGAGTTAAGGCCCGAGAGAAGGGTGCGTCAAGAGAGCGGACACCGCCAGGTCGCGGGCCAGAAGGGAACAAGATGGTCGAGCGATCCCAACGCACCGTGCGTGACCTGCGGAGGGCCAATCGCCGTGCGGTCCTGCAACGGCTGTATTCCGACGGGCCCATGAGCCGCCAGGAGCTCGGGCCGGCAACGGGCCTCAGTTCAGGCTCCGTCAGCAACGTGGTCACCGAACTCGCCGACGAAGGACTGCTGGAGGAGGCCGGAGTGGTCGAATCCGACGGCGGCCGGCCGCGCACCCTGCTCCGGGTGGCCCCGGCGAGCGGCGCTCTGATCGGTGTGGATGTCGGCGAGACCCGGGTCAGGGTCGAACTCTTCGACGTCGCCATGACCGAACTCGCCCGTTCGGAACGCCCGTTGGCGCACCACGGCTACGACGTGACCCTGATCGTCCGCCATATCGCCGACGGCATCGCCACTGTGCTGCGGGAGAGCGCGGTGGCCCCCGAGGGCCTGCTCGGCGTCGGCGTCGGGGTCCCCGGCATCCTCGACCGGGGCGGGCCCGGCGGCGCGGTCGTCCACGGTCAGACCATCGGCTGGGACGCCGTACCGCTGGAGGCGCTGCTGTGCGAGGCCGTCGGACTCCCGGACGGCGTGGGCTTCTTCCTCAGCAACGGCGCCAAGGCGCTGGGCCAGGCCGAGATGTGGTTCGGCGGCGGCCGCGGGGCCAAGGACGCGGCCATTGTGCTCTTCGGATCGGGCGTCGGCGCCTGCATCGTCACCGGCGGTGTCATCGACGGCGGTGCGGGCCACA
This Streptomyces decoyicus DNA region includes the following protein-coding sequences:
- a CDS encoding transglycosylase SLT domain-containing protein, producing MPSFTLPRAARITRITRTHKIAVAVLAAAGATSGLAVTSAPDTAQAASEHAPAAVKPVDAKGQPAKADDAKTGRAVTASVADHVKVDSVAKQHSAKQAASRSAERPAVKDYPNNLDGWIRESLSIMKDKGIPGSYEGLHRNIMRESAGDPNAVNGWDVNAVNGTPSKGLLQVIQPTFDTYHVEGTPNKLTDPIANITAAANYAADRYGSIDNVDSAY
- a CDS encoding transglycosylase SLT domain-containing protein: MPNFTLPRPARISRGQKVSAALVATASCAAALAFTAAPSNAQTTAADAPATVKPVSANGLPLTAKDRADDGKKAQQAASSVTAGHLKVTAVEKQGHVAKQAANRSVERKAIAKPKAAPKRYANNLDGWIRESLSIMKDKGIPGSYEGLHRNIMRESAGDPNAVNDWDINAINGVPSKGLLQVIQPTFDTYHVAGTPHKLTDPIANITAAANYAAHRYGSIDNVNSAY
- a CDS encoding SRPBCC family protein, which translates into the protein MNPHSDRLTASDGRNALRMERRLAHPPAKVWAAITDPAQIGRWFPSEVTVELRPGGAMTFSMPGVSGVAMTGAVTDAEEPRLFAFTWGEDHLRWEITPDGNGSLLTLVHTFGDRFGGASFASGWHLCLTALSQLLDGEPTAVPRDTGELHEAYVEQFDLGQGVIEDTPEGPRVRFERQLVRPAETVWAALTSGNDPVAGAPAPDGFTAGKVPAGPVTEAAAPSVLAYRWHPEGTVRWELGRGTGHGARLVLTQTGPRGFDADAARNAWHERIEHLAARLLEN
- a CDS encoding ArsR/SmtB family transcription factor, whose product is MPLPFEVLAEPSRRKILDLLVERPRLVGELTEQLGLSQPGTSKHLRVLREAGLVQVRQDGRRRWYELRPEPLAELDAWLAHYRHLWTGSLDALERHLDAMEDDPR
- a CDS encoding alpha/beta fold hydrolase; amino-acid sequence: MSEETIRSLSVHGVSYSYRRLRQPRRITEPVLVLGGALQGMFGWPQMEDHVGPLADVVTADLPGMGSADPLPPGPSIDVVCAAIEGIIDDLDVPRINLFGFSYGAGLAYGCARRFPGRIARLALGGVPAHISEAQMELWRRASDHLSHGDTEAFATLVTEGLMCLDDRRHVAHRKLAYRYVRRSMLHAARSSRHAVDSLRRGISDRPDFSGGLTGVPTLVFSGEHDTVTSPARQRDFAATIPGSCFLTIPDADHWVVLERPQEVADLAARFFTDGPLGSAPCLAPVVREEASAADPACV
- a CDS encoding beta-ketoacyl-[acyl-carrier-protein] synthase family protein, which gives rise to MTARQEPFSAAVTGLGLVTAAGVGTKATWHSVTQETVPGGVTHQEELADLPCDFMYTITDLDTTELLGVATQRLMDRFAQLAVIAAREAVSDAGLDPESWDSSRVAVVIGSAHGGLPFYDQQHVAMAERGARRVSPKLAPLTVVNSAASSVCMDVGAQGPSLGVATACSSGTVALGTAHQLLRAGVCDIAIAGGAESVLSRLLIASACQMKAVSTRRDDPATACRPFDAGRDGFVVGEGAGLLVLERPEHARARRAPVRAHIRGYGASSDAYAAVAPEPEGKGIERALRSALADAGVQAGDVGHVNAHGTSTVANDHIEAAVLQRVLGDHPLVTSTKGMTGHALGAAGGIEAALTVLALEQQLVPPTANLEVLDPRIPVDIVHKEARQAAFDCAVKTSLGFGGHNAALVLTR
- a CDS encoding acyl carrier protein produces the protein MKAAEVVNTLLVQRFGVSSVDIADETPLRSLRLDSLALEELRVLIEERLDIDLDEVSLTPRNTVGQLVSAVDGKVPA
- a CDS encoding MarR family winged helix-turn-helix transcriptional regulator, producing the protein MTPTTRPPVPDAELLRLDHQVCFSLHAASRAFGGVYRDALKDLGLTYPQYLVMLVLWEHGSQPVKAIGEQLRLDSGTLSPLLKRLESAGLVRRERSSEDERSVTIHLTPAGDDLREAALPVPRRMLAATGLTIEELRTLQGLLGRVTSALDEA
- a CDS encoding organic hydroperoxide resistance protein — encoded protein: MDALYTAVATANGREGRAVSSDGQIDLALAMPPALGGNGAGTNPEQLFAAGYAACFASAMSNVGRQMKLDTKDVSVTAEVSIGKDDTGFGLGVVMRVELPDALAGETGRQLVEATHAYCPYSKATRGNIDVELVIE